Proteins encoded by one window of Salvia splendens isolate huo1 chromosome 7, SspV2, whole genome shotgun sequence:
- the LOC121742327 gene encoding probable cinnamyl alcohol dehydrogenase 1, with product MASANGDCLGWAARDSSGTLSPYQFSRRSVGADDISISILYCGVCYADVAWTRNVMGHSNYPLVPGHEIVGIVKEVGSNVDRFKVGEHVGVGTYVNSCRQCEYCDSGIEVHCAKGSVFTFDGVDVDGTITKGGYSSYIVVHERYCFRIPENIPPQLAAPLLCAGITVYTPMVRHNMNQPGKSLGVIGLGGLGHLAVKFGKAFGLKVTVFSTSITKKDEALNLLGADHFVISSDEKEMKAMEKSLDFIINTASGGTSFDLYLSLLKTMGVLVLVGFPSEVKFHPGSLNLGAKTITGSLTGGTKQTQEMLDFCASHKVYPEIELIPINYCNEALDRLVKKDVKYRFVIDVASSLT from the exons ATGGCCAGTGCAAATGGTGATTGCCTTGGATGGGCAGCCAGAGATTCCTCTGGAACTCTCTCTCCTTACCAATTTAGTCGCAG GTCTGTTGGTGCTGATGATATTTCTATAAGCATTTTATACTGTGGAGTTTGTTATGCTGATGTTGCCTGGACTAGAAACGTAATGGGTCATTCGAATTATCCTTTGGTACCCGG GCATGAGATTGTTGGGATTGTCAAGGAGGTGGGATCAAACGTTGATCGCTTTAAAGTTGGTGAGCATGTGGGGGTGGGAACTTATGTAAACTCTTGCAGGCAGTGCGAGTATTGTGATAGTGGAATAGAAGTACATTGTGCCAAGGGATCCGTCTTCACATTTGATGGCGTAGATGTCGATGGTACCATCACTAAAGGAGGATATTCTAGCTACATTGTAGTTCATGAAAG GTACTGCTTCAGGATACCTGAGAACATTCCTCCACAGTTAGCAGCGCCGTTGCTATGTGCTGGAATTACTGTTTACACCCCCATGGTGCGGCATAACATGAATCAACCCGGAAAATCCTTAGGGGTTATTGGGCTAGGCGGGCTTGGCCATTTAGCCGTCAAGTTTGGCAAGGCTTTTGGGTTGAAAGTTACAGTTTTCAGCACCTCCATTACCAAGAAGGACGAGGCATTGAATCTCCTCGGGGCAGATCATTTTGTCATCTCTTCGGATGAAAAGGAGATGAAG GCTATGGAAAAATCACTTGATTTCATCATAAACACAGCATCCGGAGGTACATCTTTCGATTTATACCTATCACTGCTGAAGACCATGGGCGTTCTTGTTTTGGTTGGATTCCCAAGCGAAGTGAAGTTCCATCCGGGAAGCCTGAACTTAG GCGCAAAAACAATTACGGGAAGTTTAACAGGTGGAACTAAACAGACACAAGAAATGCTGGACTTTTGTGCTTCCCACAAGGTTTACCCCGAGATCGAGCTGATTCCTATTAACTACTGCAACGAGGCCCTAGACCGGCTGGTGAAGAAGGATGTGAAATACCGGTTTGTGATCGATGTTGCCAGCTCTCTTACCTGA
- the LOC121742270 gene encoding probable protein phosphatase 2C 60 gives MGVYLSTPKTGKASEDGENERLRYGLSSMQGWRATMEDAHAAFTNLDDSTSFFGVYDGHGGNEVSKFCAKFLHQQVLNDEAYAAGDLENSVRKAFLRMDEMMCGRKGQKELELLRGKVDKSTSNVENLQKTEEDNGKDFLSLDEGTPSDYSGPSSGSTACIAIIQNNQLLVANAGDSRCVMSRKGKAFELSKDHKPDHAIEKKRILDAGGYVQYGRVNGSLNLSRAIGDMELKQNRSLPAEKQIVTANPDIIKVELSEDDEFLIVACDGIWDCMSSEQAVDYVKQQLNSEKKLSVVCERVFDRCLAPSSGLEGCDNMTMIVVQFKKALFSKPSSSEQVVPSQ, from the exons ATGGGGGTATACCTTAGCACTCCCAAAACTGGAAAAGCCTCAGAGGATGGTGAAAATGAGAGGCTTAGATATGGATTGTCGTCTATGCAGGGTTGGCGAGCTACTATGGAAGATGCT CATGCTGCGTTCACTAATTTGGATGATTCAACCTCTTTCTTTGGAGTTTATGATGGTCATGGGG GAAACGAAGTTTCCAAATTTTGTGCCAAGTTTCTCCATCAACAGGTGTTGAATGATGAAGCGTATGCTGCTGGTGATCTCGAAAATTCTGTTAGAAAGGCTTTTCTCAG AATGGACGAAATGATGTGTGGAAGAAAAGGACAGAAGGAGTTGGAACTACTGAGGGGTAAAGTGGACAAGTCCACTAGTAATGTAGAAAATTTACAAAAGACTGAAGAAGATAATGGCAAGGATTTCTTGTCCTTGGATGAA GGAACTCCCTCAGATTACAGTGGCCCAAGTTCTGGAAGCACAGCATGTATTGCAATTATCCAAAATAATCAACTGCTTGTTGCAAATGCTGGTGACTCCAGATGTGTCATGTCTCGCAAGGGAAAG GCATTCGAGTTATCCAAAGATCACAAGCCAGATCATGCTATTGAGAAAAAAAGGATATTAGATGCTGGTGGGTATGTACAATATGGGCGGGTCAATGGGAGCTTGAACCTGTCAAGAGCAATTG GTGATATGGAGTTGAAGCAAAATAGATCATTGCCTGCTGAAAAGCAAATTGTCACAGCAAACCCTGATATAATTAAG GTTGAGCTTTCTGAAGATGATGAATTTCTTATAGTAGCATGTGATGGGATATG GGATTGCATGTCAAGTGAACAAGCAGTTGATTACGTGAAACAACAGTTGAACTCT GAAAAGAAGCTCTCTGTGGTGTGCGAGAGAGTATTTGATAGGTGTTTGGCACCATCGTCTGGGCTGGAAGGCTGTGATAACATGACGATGATCGTGGTGCAATTCAAGAAAGCTTTATTCTCAAAACCATCTTCATCAGAACAGGTTGTGCCCTCACAGTAA